GCTCCAGGAAGTACTGGTCGAGCGCGTCGGGAAGCGCCACCATGGCGGTCACCGACTCCTTGCCGCCCCGGCCGACCCGGCCCGAGCGCTGCCAGGTGGCCATGACGCTGCCCGGATAGCCCACCAGGATGCAGGCATCGAGGCCGCCGATATCGATTCCCATCTCGAGAGCGGAGGTCGAGATCACGCCGTCGAGAGCTCCTGAGGTTAGATCGTGTTCGATCCGTCGTCTCTCCTCCGGCAGGAAACCCGAGCGGTAGCTGGCGACCCGCTCGGCCTGTCCTCGGTCCTGCTGGCGAAGCCATGAGTACAGAAGCTCGGTCACTCGGCGCGCCTTGGTGAAGACGATCGTTTTCAATCCCTGCTTCAGGAAGCGCTGCAGCAGCTGGAGAGAGAGCGTGTAGGGGCTCGCATCCGGTCTGAACAGAAGAAAGTGCCGCCCTTCCCGGGGTGCACCCGATTCCGGGATCCAGTCGAAATCACGACTCGCCAACGTCCTGGCGAACTCGTCGGCGTTGGCAGCGGTCGCCGACGAGGCTACGATCGACGGATTGGAGCCGTTCACGCGGCACAGCCGGATCAGGCGCTGAAGCACGTGGTGAAAGTGGCTGCCGAAGATCCCTCGGTAGGTGTGGAGCTCGTCGAGAACGATCCACTTGAGGTCTTTGAGAAACGGCTCCCAGCTTCCCCACGATCCCAGGATCCCCAGATGCAGCATGTCGGGGTTCGAGATCACGACGCGCGGGAACTTGCGCTTGATCCGGGCGCGCTCTCGCTCCGACGTGTCGCCGTCGTAGATCGCGGCGAGCGAGCCGTCGTCGGGCAAGCCCACGGCGGCGCCCAGGGAAGCGAGCTTGATGCGCTGGTCCTGCCCCAACGCCTTGAGCGGATAGAGAAACAGCGCCCGGCCCGGGAGGCCTAGAACCGCCTCCTCCAGAACCGGCAGGTGGAACACCAGGGACTTGCCGCTCGCGGTCGGCGTGGTGATCAGGACGTCGTGACCGGCGCGCACGGCGCGAAGGCCGTCGGCCTGATGACTCCACAGGCGGTCGACTCCCGAAGTCGCCAGCGCCGCCCCGAGCTCTCGGGGCAGCGGCGGATCGAGCTCTCCGAATCGCGCCGCGCTGGCCTCGAGAAACAGTGCCTCAACCAGCTGAGGGCCGAGCGTTCTGTCGCCGCGGAGTGCTTCGACGATCTCCCGCATGGGATCGTCAGGATACTCGAACCGGCCAGTCGCTACTTCCTGCCCACGATCTTGTCCAGATACGCCCTGATCGCCTGATGCGACGCGGGAGCCGTCCACAGAGCCTCGACCTCGCCATCAAAGAGCTGTTCGGTGAGATCCATTGCGTCGAGATACGGTCGGCGAAGCTGCCTTTTGGTCAGGCTGAACGAGTCTCCTCCCACGGCGGCCATCTCGAAGGCGACCTCGAGGGCTCGCTCTTCGAGATCCTCCGCGGTAACGATCTCGTCGACGAGGCCGCGCTCCCGCGCGTCCTCCGGCTCGTAGGTACGGCCGAGGAGCACGACTTCCTGCAGGTATCGGCGGGGCACGACCATGCGAACCATCTCGAGAGGCACGGCCGGGAATGGGACCCCGACCCGAAGCTCGGGCACGCCGATCCGGCCGCCGCCGTCGGCCATCACTTTGTAGTCACACGCACAGGCCAGGACGCAACCGCCGGCGATGGCGTGGCCGTTGATCGCGGCGACCAGTGGCTTCGGAAACCCGGCCACCTCCCGCAGGACATGAGACAGCAACGGCAAGAAACTCTCGACGTACTCGGAACCTCCACTGAGAACCTTGAAAAGGTCGACGCCGGCCGAGAAGATCTCGCCGGAGCCCGTGATCACCAGTGCCCGCGCATCGCGCATCGCGACCTCCGCGAGCGCATCCCGGATGCCTTCCAGAAGCTCGCTATCCACGGCGTTGGCCTTGCCGTGCTGAATGCGCATGAGCTCGATGCCATCATTGTCTTCGATCTTGAGCATGCACCGAGTCTACGACAGCTCGGCGACTGTGACGTTTTTCACAGCGGCGGCTCCGAGGACCCTGCGACGCTCGGGCCTCGCGACGCCAGGCCAGCGATTCTTTCGCCGAACCGCAATTGGGGACCGAGTGAGCGACAGCCGACTGGAGGACGCCGTTGAACCGATGGACCCGTTTTCTGACCCTCGCGCTGATCGGGATTTCCGCCCGCTCTTTCGGCGGCGCTGAGGCCCTCTGGGCTCAGGGCTCCGTGCCCTACGACATCGTCTACGTTCGGCAGCCGAGGTACGGCGACCAGACCAACACGATCTGGCCCGAGGTGTTCCACCCCGCCAGAGCCGAGCCGGGTGCGGATCTCGTGCTTCTCCACCCCGACGGCTCCGAGGAGATTCTGGTCGCCTGTTCGTCCGCCGCCGGCGGCGGCGGCGTTTGCTCCGTGACCGATCCGTTCGTTTCCTTCGACGCGGAGTGGGTGTACTACAGCTTGTTCTACGACCTCACCGCCACCAACTACCAACGCAACCATCTCCCGAATCTCGGAGCCGACATCTTCCGGATTCGGCTCTCGGACCGCGCCGTCGAGCAGCTGACCCACGGCGAGTTCACCCCCAACACCGGCGCCGGCAACTGGGACGAGTCGAACCCGCTCAACCCGTCGTCGGAGTTCAACCGCCTCGGCTACGGCATTCTGAACCTCGGCGCCAGCCCGCTCCCCGGCGGCAAGATCGTCTTCACCAGCAACCGGAACGCCTACACCCCGCCGCAGACCTTCACCGCGCCCACACTCCAGCTCTTCGTAATGGACGAAGACGGCACCAACGTCACCCCCATCGCACCCATGACGATCGGCTCGGCGCTTCACCCGGTCACGCTCCGCGACGGTCGCGTAATGTTCACCAGCTACGAGAGCCAGGGACTGCGGGATCGCCGGGTCTGGGCGCTCTGGTACATCTATCCGGACGGCCGCCGGTGGGGTCCGCTGGTGTCGGCGTTCAAGAACGCCGCGGCGTTCCACTTCGCGACCCAGCTCTCGAACGAAGACCTCGTCATCACCGACTACTACAACTTGAACAACAACGGCTTCGGCGCAATGTACCGGTTCCCCATTGCGCCACCCACCGGAACCCCGGCTTTCCACAGCGCGTTCGCCGGCGACAACCCGCCGATCGAGAAGACCAAGTCCTTCGGGCTGACGTCCTTCCGCATGCCGTTCACACCCTGGGGCATGTTCTCGATCAGCCCCTTTACCCACGGCGACGACGAGGCGGCGCCGCTCGGAGCGGGCGGTGCTCGCGTCGGCAAGGTAACCCATCCCTCGGCGGCTCCCGGTAACGACCTGCTCGTGGCGTGGACCCCCGGCCCGGCGAACGACCTCACCCGGCCCACCAACGTGCCGCGCTACGACAGCGGCCTCTACCTCATTCCGAACGGCGACCCGATCTACGACCGCGCCAACCTGGTCTTGATCAAGAACGACCCCGGGTTCAACGAAGCCTGGCCGCGCGCGGTGGTGACCTACGAGAGCGTCCACGGCGTCGCCGCGCCGGCGACCCTGCCCTGGCTGCCCAACGACGGCTCACTCCATTCCGAGCTGCCGGCCGGAACACCGTTCGGGATGGTCGGCACCTCGAGCTTCTACAAGCGAGAGTCCTTTCCGGCTTACGGCAAGTCAAGCTTCAACGGTCTCGATCCGTTCAACACATCGGAGAACGGGGCGTCCTCGAATTGGGGCCAACAGGGGGCGGAGGCGGGCAGATACACCGACGACGACATCTGGGCCGTCCGCCTGCTGGCGATGGAGCCCAATACCCACCGGAGCTACGGACCCAACATCGGCCGCCACTTCGAGAACTTCGCCAACGAGCGCCTGCGCATCCTGGGTGAGATCCCGTTGCGCAAACCGGACGGCGCCGGCGGCGAGATACTGGACCTCGAAGGCAACCCGGACACGAGTTTCCTGGTGAAGATCCCGGCCGACACTCCCTTCACCTTCCAGACCCTGGACCGCAACGGCTTGGTGCTCAACATGGCCCAAACCTGGCACCAGGTCCGGCCGGGCGAGATGCGCCTCGACTGCGGCGGCTGCCACGCCCACAGCCAGCAGCCGCTCGACTTCTTCACAACCGAAGCCTCCGGCTCGAGCTACCAGATCCACGACCTCTCGACGACCACTCCAATCCTCACCGCGAGCGGCGGACCCGATCCCGACCTCACGGTGCTGCCCAGCTCGGTCGTGGATGTCGAGTTTCACCGTGACATCCGGCCGATCCTTCAAGCCAAGTGCGTCTCCTGCCACACTCAGAGTGATCCGACGCCGCCGGGCAATCTCGTGCTCGACGATCTCGCGATATACGGTGGTCTCCCCGGCGACTACAAGCGGCTCGCGGATGACTCGGACGCGGATTGGGGCTACCCACCGGTGATTCCCAACGGCATCTGGCGTCAGACCAACGCCAGTCGCTACATCCGCAAGTTCCAAAGCCGTCGCAGCCTCCTGATCTGGAAGATCTTCGGACAGCGTCTCGACGGCTGGGCCAACGCCGACCATCCCACAGAGACCACACCGGGAGACCCGACGACCTTGCCCGCCGGCGCCGCGCCCAACGACGCCGACCTCGACTTTACCGGCACCATGATGCCGCCACCTTCGAGCGGAATGAGTCTGACCAACGACGAGAAGATGACGTTCGGCCGCTGGATCGACCTGGGAGCGCCGATCGACACGGACTTCGGCGGGCCCAATGAGTCCTTCGGCTGGTTTCTTGACGACCTGCGCCCGACCCTCGAAGTGTCCGTGCCCAGAGCCGGCTTCAATGCCCAGCCCATCGAGCGGCTGCGCTTCGGCCTCGCCGACGCCAACTCCGGCATCGACTACCCGACGTTTTCGGTGACCGCCGACTTTCCCGTCGAGGGCCGCACCCCGGGAGCCGAGCTGGCCGACCTGGCGGCGGCGACCGCACAGGGAATCTACGAGCTTCCGCTCTCGGCGCCGATCCCCGAGTACTCGGAGGCACATCTCTTCGTCGAGGTCGCGGATACTCAGGGCAACTTCACCCGAGTCGATCGCAAGTTCGCGACCAAGCCCAGCTACCAGCTGACCATCGCCAAGCCCGGCCCGTGGCCCGGGATGGTCACGAGCGACGTTCCGGGGATCGCCTGTGGCGCCTCTTGTGTTGCCTACTACCCGAAGGACACGGTCGTCCAGCTGACCGCCACCCCAGACTATGGCGGCGAGCTCGCGAGCTGGAGCGCAGAGTGTTCAGCAGGCCTTGTCACGCTAACCGGTGATGTGACCTGCACGGTGACCCTTCAGGAGGCCGCCTGCGTCGCGCCCGACGATCTCATCCTCTCCGACGATACGGTGCTTGCCACCGAAACGCATGAGGCCTGCAACTCCATCACCGCCGGCCCGAACTACGCCATCGTCGGCCCGGGAGGCGACCTGAGCCTGCGAGCCCGTCAGCTGGTCGTCTTGGGAAACGGATTCTCGATCATGACCGACGGCGAGTTCCGCGCCGAAGTCGACCTGATGGCGGGCTCACCGCCCTAGCTGAGAGCCTGGCCGATTCAATCGACACTTCGGGCGACCGGATACAGCCGGTGCTCGGCGTCGTAGTACGGTGTCTTCTCGTAGAACCACTGAAGGCGCTGAGTGGCGCTGCCGGCGAACTCCGCGTCGTCGAGCAGCTTGCGCTCGAACTCGGCACGCAATTCCGGGTCCGTGGTGAGCATGGCGCGCGCCGTCGGCTCCATGACGTAGGCCTCGACGTATTCCGTCCGCTGCAGGATCGAACCGAAATAGCCCCACTGAAACAACGAATCCGGAGCTTGCGGCTCCAGCAAGAGCACCGCCAGCGTGCCGAGCGGCTGATCGGTTCGAACCCGATACGAACCCGTTTCGAGCACGGCTTCTCGACGCTCCGTGACCAGCTCGCCGGGCGAGTAGCGCGCGCGGCCTTCGAACGGAGTATTGTCGACGTCGACGACCGCCTCGGGCAGCCGGTACATCTCGACCTCCACTTCGACCGGCGCTTCGATCCGTTCGACCTCGATTCCGTGCAGGCGCAGCTTGTCGGCGATCGGATACCAAGCGGCCGGAATGTAGTAGTCGGCAGGCCGGCGGACCCGGACCGCGGGCCGATTCCAAACGACCACGGTGACCTCTTCTTCGATCGGCTCACCCGTCCAGCGGACGTTGACGGTCCCGGTCACCGGGGA
This genomic stretch from bacterium harbors:
- a CDS encoding enoyl-CoA hydratase/isomerase family protein, which translates into the protein MLKIEDNDGIELMRIQHGKANAVDSELLEGIRDALAEVAMRDARALVITGSGEIFSAGVDLFKVLSGGSEYVESFLPLLSHVLREVAGFPKPLVAAINGHAIAGGCVLACACDYKVMADGGGRIGVPELRVGVPFPAVPLEMVRMVVPRRYLQEVVLLGRTYEPEDARERGLVDEIVTAEDLEERALEVAFEMAAVGGDSFSLTKRQLRRPYLDAMDLTEQLFDGEVEALWTAPASHQAIRAYLDKIVGRK